The following coding sequences lie in one Pseudomonas monsensis genomic window:
- a CDS encoding L-carnitine dehydrogenase, with amino-acid sequence MSFITDIKTFAALGSGVIGSGWVARALAHGLDVVAWDPAPGAEAALRKRVANAWGALEKNGLAPGASQDRLRFVATIEECVRDADFIQESAPERLELKLELHSKISAAAKPNALIGSSTSGLLPSEFYESSTHPERCVVGHPFNPVYLLPLVEVVGGKNTAPEAVQAAMTVYESLGMRPLHVRKEVPGFIADRLLEALWREALHLVNDGVATTGEIDDAIRFGAGLRWSFMGTFLTYTLAGGDAGMRHFMSQFGPALQLPWTYLPAPELTDKLIDDVVDGTSDQLGRHSISALERYRDDCLLAVLEAVKSTKEKHGMSFSE; translated from the coding sequence ATGAGCTTTATCACCGACATCAAAACCTTCGCCGCCCTTGGCAGCGGTGTCATCGGCAGCGGCTGGGTTGCGCGCGCCCTCGCCCACGGCCTCGACGTGGTGGCCTGGGACCCGGCGCCTGGCGCTGAAGCCGCACTGCGCAAACGCGTGGCCAATGCCTGGGGCGCGCTGGAGAAAAACGGCCTGGCGCCCGGCGCTTCGCAGGATCGTCTGCGCTTTGTCGCGACCATCGAGGAATGCGTGCGTGATGCCGACTTCATCCAGGAAAGCGCCCCGGAACGTCTGGAACTGAAACTGGAACTGCACAGCAAAATCAGCGCGGCGGCCAAACCCAATGCCTTGATCGGTTCGAGCACTTCCGGCCTGTTGCCGAGCGAGTTCTACGAGAGTTCGACCCATCCTGAGCGCTGCGTGGTCGGCCACCCGTTCAACCCGGTTTACCTGTTGCCGCTGGTGGAAGTGGTCGGCGGCAAGAACACCGCGCCCGAGGCCGTGCAAGCGGCGATGACAGTCTACGAATCCCTCGGCATGCGCCCGCTGCATGTGCGCAAGGAAGTGCCGGGATTCATCGCTGACCGTCTGCTCGAAGCGCTGTGGCGTGAGGCACTGCATCTGGTCAACGATGGCGTGGCGACCACTGGCGAGATCGACGATGCAATCCGATTCGGCGCCGGTCTGCGCTGGTCGTTCATGGGCACCTTCCTGACTTACACCCTGGCGGGCGGTGACGCGGGTATGCGCCACTTCATGTCGCAATTCGGCCCGGCATTGCAGTTGCCGTGGACCTATCTGCCAGCACCGGAGCTGACCGACAAGCTGATCGACGATGTAGTCGATGGCACCAGTGATCAGTTGGGCCGGCACAGCATTTCGGCGCTGGAGCGCTATCGTGATGATTGTCTGCTGGCGGTGCTGGAGGCGGTGAAGAGCACCAAGGAAAAGCATGGGATGAGTTTTAGCGAGTGA
- a CDS encoding thioesterase family protein, which produces MPTLTTYQTTIIPDWVDYNGHLRDAFYLLIFSYATDALMDRFGMDSNNREASGHSLFTLELHLNYLHEVKLDAEVEVRTQIIGHDSKRLHLYHSLHLVGGVQELAGNEQMLLHVDLAGPRSAPFTPDTLSRLQAIVIEQQDLPAPAYIGRVIALPSAR; this is translated from the coding sequence ATGCCCACCCTCACCACTTACCAAACCACTATCATCCCCGACTGGGTCGACTACAACGGCCACCTGCGCGACGCCTTCTACCTGCTGATTTTCAGCTACGCGACCGACGCCCTGATGGACCGTTTCGGCATGGACAGCAACAACCGCGAAGCCAGCGGCCATTCACTGTTCACCCTCGAACTGCACCTCAACTACCTGCACGAAGTGAAGCTCGACGCCGAGGTCGAAGTGCGCACGCAAATCATCGGCCATGACAGCAAACGCCTGCACCTTTATCACAGCCTGCACCTGGTTGGCGGCGTCCAGGAACTGGCCGGCAACGAACAGATGCTGCTGCACGTCGACCTCGCTGGCCCGCGCTCGGCACCGTTCACCCCGGACACCCTGAGCCGGCTGCAAGCCATCGTCATCGAACAACAAGACCTGCCCGCTCCCGCTTACATCGGCCGGGTCATCGCCCTGCCATCTGCCCGGTAA
- a CDS encoding GlxA family transcriptional regulator, which yields MTSFNSGAQPQNRAPQSIGFLLLDNFTLISLASAVEPLRMANQLSGRELYRWSTLTVDGGQVWASDGLQITPDASMHKAPPLDTVIVCGGIGIQRTVTREHVSWLQSQARQSKRLGAVCTGSWALACAGLLDGFDCSVHWECLAAMQEAFPRVAMSTRLFTLDRNRFTSSGGTAPLDMMLHLISRDHGRELSAAISEMFVYERIRNEQDHQRVPLKHMLGTNQPKLQEIVALMEANLEEPIDLDELAVYVAVSRRQLERLFQKYLHCSPSRYYLKLRLIRARQLLKQTPMSIIEVASVCGFVSTPHFSKCYREYFGIPPRDERVGSNTTQQVAMMPLPQAIVMSPLSGPMSALSQARNESTFASVRL from the coding sequence ATGACGTCGTTCAACTCCGGGGCTCAACCCCAGAACCGTGCGCCTCAATCCATCGGCTTTCTGCTGCTGGACAATTTCACGCTGATTTCCCTGGCCTCTGCGGTAGAGCCGCTACGCATGGCCAACCAATTGTCCGGTCGCGAGCTGTATCGCTGGAGCACCCTCACCGTCGATGGTGGTCAGGTGTGGGCCAGTGACGGTCTGCAAATCACCCCCGATGCCTCCATGCACAAAGCGCCACCGCTGGACACCGTGATTGTCTGCGGCGGGATCGGCATTCAACGCACCGTGACCCGTGAGCATGTGTCGTGGTTGCAAAGCCAGGCGCGCCAGTCCAAGCGTCTCGGCGCGGTGTGCACCGGCAGTTGGGCTCTGGCCTGCGCCGGCCTCCTCGACGGTTTTGATTGCAGCGTGCACTGGGAATGTCTGGCGGCGATGCAGGAAGCTTTCCCGCGCGTGGCGATGAGCACTCGCTTGTTCACCCTCGACCGTAACCGCTTCACCAGCTCTGGCGGTACTGCGCCACTGGACATGATGTTGCACCTGATCAGCCGCGATCACGGCCGTGAGCTGTCCGCCGCGATCTCGGAAATGTTTGTCTACGAACGCATCCGCAACGAACAGGATCACCAGCGTGTGCCGCTCAAGCACATGCTCGGCACCAACCAGCCGAAGCTGCAGGAAATCGTCGCGCTGATGGAAGCCAATCTGGAAGAGCCGATCGACCTCGACGAACTGGCGGTGTATGTCGCCGTGTCGCGTCGACAGCTGGAGCGCCTGTTCCAGAAATACCTGCACTGCTCGCCGTCGCGCTACTACCTCAAGCTGCGCCTGATCCGCGCGCGGCAGTTGCTCAAGCAGACGCCGATGTCGATCATCGAAGTGGCTTCGGTGTGTGGTTTCGTGTCGACGCCGCACTTCTCCAAGTGCTACCGCGAATACTTCGGCATTCCGCCGCGTGACGAACGCGTAGGCTCCAACACCACCCAGCAAGTGGCGATGATGCCGCTGCCGCAGGCGATCGTGATGTCGCCGCTGTCGGGGCCGATGTCGGCGTTGAGTCAGGCGCGTAATGAGTCGACATTTGCCAGTGTGAGGCTGTAG
- a CDS encoding gamma-butyrobetaine dioxygenase yields the protein MNTAAAVADFRTYPLISALGSVQNLADRVAIEWADGRFSPFHHVWLRDNCPCEQCVYSVTREQVFEIIDAAPDLTPASTHIDSDGCLRIDWQDGHRSRFDPGWLRAHAYDDASRAERLAAKPKACLWHSDLQLPVFDYAALMNDNSALLQWLIAVRDIGLTQVRGVPTEPGSLKLIAQRISFIRESNFGVLFNVQSKADADSNAYTAFNLPLHTDLPTRELQPGLQFLHCLVNDAAGGESIFVDGFAIADALRQEAPQLFHALCEIPVEFRNKDRHSDYRCLAPIIALDALGRVAEIRMANFLRGAFDTSVEQMPLLYRAYRRLIAMTREPRFRLMQRLNPGELWCFDNRRTLHARNAFDPATGARHFQGCYVDRDELLSRILVLQR from the coding sequence ATGAACACCGCTGCCGCTGTTGCCGACTTCCGTACTTATCCGTTGATCAGCGCGCTCGGTAGCGTGCAGAACCTGGCGGATCGCGTTGCCATCGAATGGGCTGACGGTCGTTTCAGCCCGTTTCATCATGTCTGGTTGCGGGACAACTGCCCCTGCGAGCAGTGCGTCTACAGTGTTACCCGCGAGCAAGTGTTCGAGATCATCGACGCCGCGCCGGACCTCACCCCCGCCAGTACCCACATCGACAGCGACGGCTGCCTGCGCATCGACTGGCAGGACGGCCACCGCAGCCGCTTCGACCCCGGGTGGCTGCGCGCCCACGCCTACGATGACGCGTCCCGGGCCGAACGTCTGGCCGCCAAGCCCAAAGCCTGCCTGTGGCACAGCGATTTGCAGTTGCCGGTGTTCGACTACGCCGCGCTGATGAATGACAACAGCGCCCTGCTGCAATGGTTGATCGCGGTGCGCGACATCGGCCTGACCCAGGTGCGCGGTGTGCCCACCGAACCAGGCTCGCTGAAGCTGATCGCGCAGCGTATTTCGTTCATCCGCGAGAGCAATTTCGGCGTGCTGTTCAACGTGCAATCCAAGGCCGATGCCGACAGCAACGCCTACACCGCTTTCAACCTGCCATTGCACACGGACTTGCCGACTCGCGAGCTGCAACCGGGGCTGCAGTTTCTGCATTGCCTGGTGAATGACGCCGCGGGTGGCGAGAGTATTTTTGTCGATGGTTTTGCGATTGCCGACGCCTTGCGTCAGGAAGCGCCGCAGCTGTTTCACGCGCTGTGCGAAATCCCCGTGGAATTCCGCAACAAGGATCGCCACAGCGACTATCGCTGCCTGGCGCCGATCATTGCTCTGGATGCGTTGGGGCGGGTTGCGGAGATTCGCATGGCGAACTTTCTGCGCGGGGCATTCGATACATCGGTGGAGCAGATGCCGCTGCTGTATCGCGCCTATCGACGCTTGATCGCGATGACCCGCGAGCCACGGTTTCGGCTGATGCAGCGGCTTAATCCAGGGGAGCTGTGGTGCTTCGATAACCGCCGCACGCTGCATGCGCGCAATGCGTTTGACCCGGCCACCGGGGCGCGGCATTTCCAGGGTTGCTATGTCGATCGGGATGAGTTGTTGTCGCGCATTCTGGTGTTGCAAAGGTAA